Proteins from a single region of Gasterosteus aculeatus chromosome Y, fGasAcu3.hap1.1, whole genome shotgun sequence:
- the LOC144383038 gene encoding dickkopf-related protein 3-like, whose protein sequence is MCALRPLVRHTEPPLGGGKMSALALPLLLLLLPLTLCAWAAHGAVERRDAIGLNEMFREVEELMEDTRHLLEEAVEQITTESAKSSLTSPDETNKATMDGGRAVRVPYGADKETYNKTGYVHPPRVHAETSGHWNSADHECMVDEDCGLLKYCLYEIENSKCLPCIQTDMPCTMDEECCSDRLCVWGQCTVNATKGTEGSICQGQRDCRPDLCCAFQRELLFPVCNPKPEKGESCLSRPNLLADMLAWDQEGPRDHCPCADDLQCQSRRQGSVCGE, encoded by the exons ATGTGCGCGCTGCGCCCCCTCGTGCGTCACACGGAGCCGCCGCTCGGAGGAGGAAAGATGTCCGCGCTcgcgctgccgctgctgctgctgctgctgcctctgactTTGTGCGCGTGGGCAGCGCACGGCGCGGTGGAGCGGCGGGACGCCATCGGTCTGAACGAGATGTTCCGAGAGGTGGAGGAGTTGATGGAGGACACCCGGCACCTCCTGGAGGAAGCCGTGGAGCAG ATAACTACCGAGAGTGCAAAATCCTCCCTTACCTCACCGGATGAAACAAATAAGGCAACGATGGATGGAGGCAGAGCGGTTCGGGTCCCATACGGAGCTGACAAG GAGACGTATAATAAAACAGGATATGTTCACCCTCCACGCGTCCATGCCGAGACTTCTGGCCATTGGAACAGTGCGGATCAC GAGTGCATGGTGGATGAGGACTGCGGTCTCCTCAAATACTGCTTGTACGAGATTGAGAACTCCAAGTGCCTCCCCTGCATACAAACGGACATG CCGTGCACTATGGACGAGGAGTGTTGCTCGGACCGGTTGTGCGTGTGGGGTCAGTGCACGGTCAACGCCACCAAAGGAACGGAGGGATCCATCTGCCAGGGTCAGAGAGACTGCAGGCCAGATCTCTGCTGCGCCTTCCAACGAG AGCTGTTGTTTCCAGTTTGTAATCCCAAACCGGAGAAGGGGGAGTCCTGTCTGAGCCGCCCCAACCTGCTGGCGGACATGCTGGCCTGGGACCAGGAGGGTCCCCGCGACCACTGCCCCTGTGCCGACGACCTCCAGTGCCAATCTCGCAG ACAAGGATCTGTTTGTGGAGAGTAG